Proteins co-encoded in one Ziziphus jujuba cultivar Dongzao chromosome 9, ASM3175591v1 genomic window:
- the LOC107418988 gene encoding aspartic proteinase 36, with product MHILPSRPPFSPTFVSHSPASSSSIVVSARVVRLRVTLFSMQDPRFQPNLSSTYQPIKCSINCNCDNEGVQCTYERRYAEMSSSSGVLGEDIVSFGNESELVPQRAVFGCETLETGDLYSQRADGIMGLGRGRLSVMDQLVDKRVIDDSFSLCYGGMGVGGGAMVLGAIPSPPGMVFTHSDPFRSPYYNIELKEIHVAGKPLKLSPKVFDQRHGTVLDSGTTYAYLPEEAFLAFKDALIKKIHFLKRVHGPDPSYNDICFSGAGRDVTQLSKIFPEVDMVFNNGQKWSLSPENYLFRHTKVSGAYCLGIFKNADSTTLLGGILVRNTLVTYDRENDKIGFWKTNCSELGKRLNYVSAPPPSRLPSDSQNRSTEILPPVVPVDLS from the exons ATGCACATCTTACCATCCCGGCCACCATTTTCACCGACATTCGTCTCCCATTCGCCGGCATCGTCCTCGTCCATTGTTGTGTCGGCAAGAGTCGTTCGATTAAGAGTAACTCTTTTTTCCATGCAGGATCCAAGGTTCCAACCGAATTTATCTAGCACGTATCAACCTATAAAGTGCAGTATCAATTGTAACTGTGACAATGAAGGGGTTCAATGCACTTATGAGCGCCGCTATGCTGAGATGAGCTCCAGTAGTGGCGTCCTTGGTGAGGACATCGTTTCTTTTGGCAATGAAAGTGAACTTGTACCCCAGCGTGCAGTTTTCGGTTGTGAAACTTTGGAAACTGGTGATCTATATAGCCAACGTGCCGATGGAATAATGGGTTTGGGGCGTGGTAGGCTTAGTGTGATGGATCAGCTTGTTGACAAGAGGGTTATTGATGATTCATTTTCATTATGTTATGGTGGGATGGGCGTCGGTGGGGGTGCTATGGTTCTTGGTGCTATCCCTTCTCCCCCTGGTATGGTATTTACCCATTCAGACCCATTTCGCAG TCCGTATTACAACATTGAGCTGAAGGAAATACATGTGGCGGGGAAGCCATTAAAATTAAGCCCAAAAGTTTTTGATCAAAGACATGGAACTGTCTTGGATAGTGGAACTACATATGCTTATCTTCCTGAGGAAGCTTTTCTCGCATTTAAGGATGCT ttaataaagaaaattcatTTCCTCAAACGAGTTCATGGTCCTGACCCAAGTTATAACGATATTTGTTTTTCTGGTGCTGGAAG GGATGTCACTCAACTATCAAAAATATTTCCAGAAGTTGATATGGTTTTCAACAATGGGCAAAAATGGTCGTTGTCTCCTGAAAACTACTTGTTTCGG CATACAAAGGTTAGTGGTGCATATTGCTTGGGAATTTTTAAAAATGCGGATTCAACTACGCTTTTGGGAG GAATTCTTGTCCGTAATACCCTTGTAACTTATGATCGAGAGAATGATAAGATTGGCTTTTGGAAAACTAATTGTTCTGAACTTGGAAAGAGATTGAATTATGTTAGTGCTCCTCCCCCATCTCGGTTACCTTCTGATAGCCAGAATAGAAGTACAGAAATTCTGCCTCCTGTAGTTCCAGTTGACTTGTCTTAG